The following proteins are co-located in the Oncorhynchus gorbuscha isolate QuinsamMale2020 ecotype Even-year linkage group LG22, OgorEven_v1.0, whole genome shotgun sequence genome:
- the LOC124010165 gene encoding phospholipid phosphatase-related protein type 4-like, with protein MSAKERLKGKVTKDSVTLLPCFYFVELPIMASSVVSLYFLELTDVFKPVRLGYSCNDRSLSMPYIRPAEEVIPFLMLFSLAFAGPTATIMIGEGILYCCLSRRKTGVKTEANINAAGCNFNSYIRRAVRFVGVHVFGLCLTALITDVIQLSTGYHAPYFLTVCKPNYTTLNLTCDDSSFITEDFCSGGADPAIINAGRKSFPSQHATLAAFAAVYVSMYFNATLTDSSKLLKPLLVFTFIMGGIICGLTRIIQFKNHAIDVYCGFLIGGGIAVYLGLYAVGNFQPTRDTSRQQPQPPPLREPPRSNTVPNVSQSAGRHLQPNSLNSMNSLNSISTTDSLTAARPATLLTRVPSCRESSSLNNLKRASADVECITSSSTLCKQDSLVTFNSSTLPRSHGGSLPEEHRVPRRHASIHASMDSTRSKQLLSQWKSKNENRKFSLQVMDSGVVVGRHHSTSSSSPQRTMELRCSSEPSAMGLEAELRAQGHIPAQYMKLAASIMPLSNHLPHNGGSSGLAAGARVSIQSRPGSSQLVHIPEETQEHNSSTSTREDEDDEDREDSYVGGGIPGGGGSARSKWLKVAKEGALCRTNSLTNQPRIMQVITVSKQQGLLQHGSPKSSEDGSVVSCTGSIHYKALTDQEPGQGIVRVEAHPENKPVIKPPDGSGSWRWKPQEQRGSIRQSFELNDLNRDSESCDSLKDGYGSIDGRMSQTGTDTGSERGGGGGGHPYVHHPHYHHHHHHPHQGITTIRVTPVEGLSGEGSEAASETLSIASSRESTLRRKGKIILLPDRGPSPDNSRNYFKGASPHTAPHPGSGI; from the exons ATGTCTGCTAAAGAGAGACTAAAAGGGAAGGTGACCAAAGACAGCGTCACCTTGCTGCCTTGTTTCTATTTCGTTGAG ctcccgATCATGGCTTCCTCTGTGGTCAGCCTGTATTTCCTGGAGCTGACCGACGTGTTCAAACCGGTGCGGTTGGGCTACAGCTGCAATGACCGCAGTCTGAGCATGCCCTACATCAGGCCCGCTGAGGAAGTCATCCCTTTCCTCATGCTCTTCAGCCTGGCCTTCGCTGGACCTACAGCTACG ATAATGATAGGAGAAGGTATCCTGTATTGCTGTCTGTCTAGGAGAAAGACTGGGGTCAAAACAGAGGCCAATATCAATGCAGCCGGCTGCAATTTCAACTCGTACATACGGCGTGCTGTTCGGTTTGTTG GGGTCCACGTATTTGGACTGTGCCTCACGGCTCTCATCACTGATGTCATCCAGCTGTCGACGGGCTACCACGCCCCATACTTCCTGACAGTGTGTAAACCCAATTACACCACGCTCAACTTGACCTGTGACGACAGCTCCTTCATCACAGAGGACTTCTGTTCTGGAGGAGCAGACCCAGCCATCATCAACGCTGGCAG GAAGTCCTTTCCCTCGCAGCATGCCACTCTGGCCGCCTTCGCTGCTGTCTACGTCTCT atgTACTTCAACGCTACACTGACGGACTCCTCCAAGCTGCTGAAGCCCCTGCTGGTCTTCACCTTCATTATGGGTGGCATCATCTGTGGCCTGACCCGCATCATCCAGTTCAAGAACCACGCCATCGACGTCTACTGTGGCTTCCTCATCGGAGGCGGGATCGCCGTCTACCTG GGTCTGTATGCAGTGGGTAACTTCCAGCCTACTCGGGACACGTCCAGACAGCAGCCCCAGCCTCCCCCGCTCCGCGAGCCCCCCAGGAGCAACACCGTGCCCAACGTCAGCCAGAGCGCAGGGCGCCACCTGCAGCCCAACAGCCTCAACAGCATGAACAGCCTGAACAGCATCAGCACCACCGATAGCCTCACCGCCGCCCGTCCCGCGACCCTCCTGACCCGGGTCCCCTCCTGCCGCGAGTCCAGCTCCCTGAACAACCTGAAGAGGGCCAGTGCTGATGTGGAGTGCATCACCTCGTCAAGCACGCTGTGTAAACAGGACAGCCTGGTGACCTTTAACAGTAGCACGTTACCCAGGTCGCACGGCGGCTCGCTCCCCGAAGAGCACCGGGTCCCACGCCGCCACGCGAGCATCCACGCCTCCATGGACTCCACGCGCTCCAAGCAGCTGCTGTCGCAGTGGAAGAGCAAGAACGAGAACCGCAAGTTCTCACTGCAGGTGATGGACAGTGGGGTGGTGGTGGGTCGCCACCATTCAACATCCTCCTCCTCGCCCCAGAGGACCATGGAGCTGAGGTGCAGCTCTGAGCCGTCCGCCATGGGCCTGGAGGCGGAGCTCCGTGCTCAGGGCCACATCCCCGCCCAGTACATGAAGCTAGCAGCTAGCATCATGCCGCTGTCCAACCACCTCCCCCACAATGGGGGCAGCAGCGGCCTGGCCGCGGGGGCCCGCGTCTCCATCCAGTCCCGGCCAGGCTCCTCCCAGCTGGTCCACATCCCAGAGGAGACCCAGGAGCACAACAGCAGCACCTCCACCAGGGAGGATGAGGATGACGAGGACAGAGAGGATAGCTATGTCGGCGGTGGGATCCCTGGCGGCGGAGGCTCGGCGCGCTCCAAGTGGCTGAAAGTGGCCAAAGAGGGCGCCCTGTGCAGGACTAACAGCCTAACTAACCAGCCGCGCATCATGCAGGTCATCACCGTGTCCAAGCAGCAGGGTCTGCTCCAGCACGGCAGCCCCAAGAGCTCTGAGGACGGTAGTGTGGTCAGCTGCACAGGCTCCATCCATTACAAGGCCCTGACGGACCAGGAGCCCGGCCAGGGCATCGTAAGGGTGGAGGCCCACCCGGAAAACAAGCCTGTGATCAAGCCTCCGGACGGCAGTGGCTCCTGGAGGTGGAAGCCGCAGGAGCAACGGGGTAGCATCCGCCAGTCCTTTGAGCTCAACGACCTCAACCGCGACTCGGAGAGCTGCGACTCACTCAAGGACGGCTACGGCTCCATCGACGGGAGGATGAGTCAGACGGGTACGGACACTGGCAGCGAGCGTGGCGGTGGGGGAGGAGGTCACCCCTACGTGCACCacccacactaccaccaccaccaccaccacccccaccagggCATCACCACCATCCGTGTGACCCCTGTGGAGGGACTAAGTGGAGAGGGCAGCGAGGCCGCCTCCGAGACCCTTTCCATTGCCTCCAGTCGGGAGTCCACCCTGCGGAGGAAGGGCAAAATCATCCTGCTCCCGGATAGAGGTCCAAGTCCGGACAACTCCAGGAACTATTTCAAAGGGGCCTCCCCCCACACCGCCCCCCACCCTGGGTCTGGCATATAG